In Labeo rohita strain BAU-BD-2019 unplaced genomic scaffold, IGBB_LRoh.1.0 scaffold_158, whole genome shotgun sequence, a genomic segment contains:
- the LOC127158578 gene encoding uncharacterized protein LOC127158578 produces the protein MVFTVRLRFVLGIILLSCIQSVVNENVDINTLSRIQKFFHYNFENGQYAVAINVPKVQCQSGFYPSGKESTFLLKDMSEKVKPYIKPDSKDVYQGTELIAAGHHTDAHSEYLLMNPSKSSPLTNLLNKKKDGCVVFYTLISPCIDRCLNNNDHDNILPGLDELNKYKGIKAFAYTHIYKKDQKNKNLHDKLKKIADLVPLYRCNEGGCILCGGPGSKELQKKCIENDV, from the exons ATG GTTTTCACTGTGCGTTTGAGGTTCGTTCTCGGGATTATTCTGCTTTCTTGTATTCAAAGTGTGGTGAATGAAAATGTGGACATTAACACCCTTTCCAGGATtcaaaaattctttcattacAA ttttgaaaatggccAATATGCAGTAGCCATCAATGTCCCAAAGGTGCAGTGTCAAAGCGGTTTTTACCCATCTGGAAAAGAAAGCACCTTTCTGCTGAAGGACATGTCAGAAAAAGTTAAACCTTACATAAAACCTGACAGCAAGGATGTCTATCAAGGCACTGAACTCATCGCTGCAGGACATCATACAGACGCACATTCAGAGTATTTACTGATGAATCCTTCAAAGAGTTCTCCTTTGACAAacttattgaataaaaaaaaagatggatgtGTGGTTTTCTACACCTTAATATCTCCCTGTATAGACAGATGTCTTAATAATAATGACCATGATAATATTTTACCAGGTCTTGATGAATTAAACAAATACAAGGGAATTAAAGCCTTTGCTTATACACATATCTATAAAAAAGaccaaaagaataaaaatctgCATGATAAACTAAAGAAGATTGCTGATCTTGTGCCACTTTACCGCTGTAACGAGGGGGGTTGTATCCTTTGTGGAGGACCAGGTTCTAAAGAACTGCagaaaaaatgtatagaaaatgATGTTTGA